A genomic window from Nosocomiicoccus massiliensis includes:
- the rlmB gene encoding 23S rRNA (guanosine(2251)-2'-O)-methyltransferase RlmB: MSESVLAGRHAVKEALQGNRDLNKILIQDSIEKHQINDILKLAKKNKVVVQTVPKSKLESFTNERHQGIIAFISAYKYMPLDTLIQNVEGKKANLLLLDGLEDPHNLGSILRTADATGFDAVIIPNRRSVQITDTVARVSVGAVEHVPVVRVTNVNQAIDKLKDAGFWTVGTTMDAPMDYREYPADINTVLIIGNEGDGISKKTLEKCDFTVTIPMVGKISSLNASVSAGILMYEVYRKQYPLKE; the protein is encoded by the coding sequence ATGAGTGAATCCGTTCTTGCAGGACGTCATGCAGTTAAAGAGGCGTTACAAGGTAATCGTGATTTAAACAAGATTTTAATTCAAGATAGTATTGAAAAGCATCAAATTAACGATATTTTAAAGCTTGCAAAGAAAAACAAAGTCGTCGTTCAAACAGTTCCTAAAAGTAAATTAGAATCGTTTACGAATGAACGCCATCAAGGTATTATCGCGTTTATCAGTGCATATAAATATATGCCGTTAGACACTCTCATTCAAAACGTCGAAGGAAAGAAAGCCAATCTACTTTTACTCGACGGCTTAGAAGATCCACATAATTTAGGAAGTATATTACGTACAGCGGACGCTACAGGATTTGATGCGGTAATTATTCCGAATAGACGTAGTGTACAAATTACAGATACAGTCGCACGCGTGTCAGTTGGTGCGGTCGAACACGTCCCAGTCGTACGCGTAACAAACGTCAACCAAGCGATCGACAAACTAAAAGACGCAGGTTTTTGGACGGTCGGTACAACGATGGATGCGCCGATGGACTATAGAGAATACCCGGCAGACATTAATACGGTACTTATTATCGGAAATGAAGGGGACGGTATTAGTAAAAAGACGTTAGAAAAATGTGATTTTACTGTGACGATTCCAATGGTCGGTAAAATATCAAGCTTAAACGCTTCGGTATCCGCAGGAATTTTAATGTACGAAGTGTACCGTAAACAATACCCGTTAAAAGAGTAG
- a CDS encoding class I SAM-dependent methyltransferase: MSHYYTTDDTPHDFKEIKYNIKGKTYTFTTDRGVFSKDRVDFGTDVLLNAVLEDYDGPGYFIDMGAGYGPVSIVLADHYGGDGVAVEVNEDAISVLDTNMHNNNVSFDIVKRETYDDMELKADLYVTNPPFRAGKDTVLEIINDSYERLVDHGAFYMVVQKKQGMPSYLKHLETLYGNVEKLKKSKGYYILKSIKHVS; encoded by the coding sequence ATGTCACATTACTATACGACAGATGATACACCGCATGATTTTAAAGAAATTAAATATAATATAAAAGGTAAAACATATACGTTCACAACAGATCGTGGTGTGTTTTCAAAAGATCGTGTTGATTTTGGTACAGACGTATTATTAAATGCAGTGTTAGAAGATTATGATGGTCCGGGGTACTTTATCGATATGGGGGCTGGGTACGGCCCAGTGAGTATCGTACTTGCCGACCATTATGGTGGAGACGGTGTTGCGGTCGAAGTAAATGAAGATGCAATCAGTGTTTTAGATACGAACATGCATAACAATAACGTAAGTTTTGATATTGTTAAGAGAGAAACATATGATGATATGGAGTTAAAAGCTGATCTATACGTAACGAATCCGCCGTTTAGAGCAGGAAAAGATACAGTGCTTGAAATTATTAATGATAGTTATGAACGATTAGTCGATCACGGTGCGTTTTACATGGTCGTTCAAAAGAAGCAAGGTATGCCGTCATATTTAAAACATTTAGAAACGTTATATGGAAATGTAGAAAAACTCAAAAAGAGTAAAGGTTACTACATCTTAAAGAGTATTAAACACGTAAGTTAG
- the nusG gene encoding transcription termination/antitermination protein NusG — protein MSEEKQWYAIHTYSGYENKVHQNLLARLESMNMQDQIFRVVVPEEEETTIKDGKKKTQMKKTFPGYVLVEMIMTDESWYVVRNTPGVTGFVGSQGAGIKPNPLLKEEARFILRQMGMSERIVDFDVEIGESVKIIDGPFNNQFGTIEEIDEQHFKLTVLVELFGRETPVEVEYDQIEKID, from the coding sequence ATGTCCGAAGAAAAACAATGGTATGCCATTCATACTTACTCAGGCTATGAAAACAAAGTACATCAAAACTTACTTGCACGTTTAGAGTCGATGAACATGCAAGACCAAATTTTCCGTGTCGTTGTACCAGAAGAAGAGGAAACGACTATTAAAGATGGTAAAAAGAAAACACAAATGAAAAAGACATTCCCAGGTTACGTCTTAGTTGAGATGATCATGACAGATGAGTCTTGGTACGTCGTACGTAACACACCTGGAGTAACTGGATTTGTCGGTTCTCAAGGTGCTGGAATTAAACCGAACCCATTATTAAAAGAAGAAGCACGCTTCATCTTAAGACAAATGGGTATGTCAGAGCGCATCGTAGATTTCGACGTAGAAATCGGAGAATCAGTTAAAATTATTGACGGTCCGTTTAATAATCAATTCGGTACGATCGAGGAAATCGACGAGCAACACTTTAAACTGACTGTATTAGTTGAATTATTTGGACGTGAAACGCCAGTTGAAGTCGAATACGACCAAATCGAAAAAATCGACTAA
- the rplA gene encoding 50S ribosomal protein L1 yields the protein MAKRSKKYLEASKKVDSEAVYSIEDAIKLAQETSTTNFDASVDVAFRLGIDTRKNDQQIRGAIVLPNGTGKSQRVLVFAKGEKAKEAEAAGADYVGEADLAEKINGGWFDFDVIVATPDMMGEVGKLGRVLGPKGLMPNPKTGTVTMDVTKAVEEIKAGKVEYRAEKSGIVHSTIGKVSFGTDKLVENFNALHEALVKAKPATAKGVYFRSVAVSSTMGPGIKLDPSQVRTDV from the coding sequence ATGGCTAAGAGAAGTAAAAAGTATCTTGAAGCTTCAAAGAAAGTAGACTCTGAAGCAGTATACTCAATCGAAGATGCTATTAAGCTTGCACAAGAAACAAGCACAACAAACTTTGATGCGTCAGTAGACGTAGCTTTCCGCCTAGGTATTGATACACGTAAAAACGACCAACAAATCCGTGGTGCGATCGTATTACCAAACGGAACTGGTAAATCACAACGTGTATTAGTGTTCGCAAAAGGTGAAAAAGCGAAAGAGGCAGAAGCAGCTGGAGCTGACTACGTAGGAGAAGCAGATCTTGCTGAAAAAATCAACGGTGGTTGGTTTGACTTTGACGTAATCGTTGCAACACCAGACATGATGGGGGAAGTTGGTAAACTTGGTCGTGTATTAGGACCTAAAGGTTTAATGCCAAACCCTAAAACTGGTACAGTAACGATGGACGTTACAAAAGCAGTTGAAGAAATCAAAGCTGGTAAAGTAGAATACCGTGCTGAAAAATCTGGTATCGTTCACTCTACAATTGGTAAAGTGTCATTCGGTACTGATAAATTAGTTGAAAACTTCAACGCTTTACACGAAGCTTTAGTAAAAGCTAAACCAGCAACTGCAAAAGGTGTTTACTTCCGTTCAGTTGCAGTTTCTAGCACGATGGGTCCTGGTATCAAATTAGATCCATCACAAGTTAGAACAGACGTTTAA
- the rplL gene encoding 50S ribosomal protein L7/L12, which translates to MANKDQIIEAIKEMSVLELNELVEAIEEEFGVTAAAPVAVAGGAAEGGAEEKSEFDVELTDAGSSKIKVIKAVREATGLGLKDAKELVDNAPKVIKEALPKEEAEALKAQLEEVGASVELK; encoded by the coding sequence ATGGCTAATAAAGATCAAATCATTGAAGCAATTAAAGAAATGTCAGTATTAGAATTAAACGAATTAGTTGAAGCTATTGAAGAAGAGTTTGGTGTAACAGCAGCAGCTCCAGTAGCAGTAGCAGGTGGCGCAGCTGAAGGTGGCGCTGAAGAAAAATCTGAGTTCGACGTTGAACTTACAGATGCAGGTTCATCTAAAATCAAAGTTATCAAAGCAGTTCGTGAAGCAACTGGTCTTGGACTTAAAGATGCAAAAGAGCTTGTTGACAACGCTCCTAAAGTTATCAAAGAAGCATTACCTAAAGAAGAAGCAGAAGCACTTAAAGCACAACTTGAAGAAGTTGGAGCTAGCGTAGAGCTTAAATAA
- the rplK gene encoding 50S ribosomal protein L11, which yields MAKKVINVVKLQIPAGKATPAPPVGPALGQAGINIMGFTKEFNAQTQDQAGLLIPVEISVYEDRSFTFITKTPPAAVLLKKAAKVEKGSGEPNKNKVAEVTEAQVREIAELKMEDLNAADVEAAMRMVEGTARSMGFTVKK from the coding sequence GTGGCTAAAAAAGTTATCAACGTTGTTAAATTACAAATCCCTGCAGGTAAAGCAACTCCTGCACCACCAGTTGGACCAGCATTAGGTCAAGCAGGTATTAACATTATGGGATTCACAAAAGAGTTTAACGCACAAACTCAAGACCAAGCAGGTCTTTTAATTCCAGTGGAGATTTCAGTATATGAAGACCGTTCATTTACTTTCATTACAAAAACTCCACCAGCAGCAGTTCTTCTTAAAAAAGCGGCTAAAGTTGAAAAAGGTTCTGGTGAACCGAACAAAAACAAAGTTGCTGAAGTAACTGAAGCACAAGTTCGCGAAATCGCTGAACTTAAAATGGAAGACTTAAACGCAGCAGACGTTGAAGCAGCAATGCGCATGGTAGAAGGTACTGCACGCAGCATGGGCTTCACTGTTAAAAAGTAA
- a CDS encoding NYN domain-containing protein, with the protein MKRRQKIMLVDGYNLIGANKRLTEEGRLSLEYAREELLTILSEYQAVSKYDVICVFDAYEVKSKETVYDYHGVQVVFTKEKETADEYIERFVYKYFHPHLTEITVVTSDLPEQNAIFSYGAYRIPSREMWEDLKHAEKNISVEIEAINQKVPKTKLNISDDILAELEKLRRGKR; encoded by the coding sequence ATGAAAAGAAGACAAAAGATTATGTTAGTCGACGGGTACAATTTGATTGGAGCAAACAAACGACTGACCGAAGAGGGCCGATTAAGTTTAGAATACGCACGCGAAGAATTACTCACGATATTAAGTGAATATCAAGCCGTATCCAAGTACGACGTCATTTGTGTATTCGATGCGTACGAGGTGAAATCAAAAGAGACGGTGTACGACTATCACGGTGTCCAAGTCGTTTTTACGAAAGAAAAAGAAACCGCCGATGAATATATCGAACGTTTCGTTTATAAGTATTTCCATCCACACTTAACGGAAATTACGGTCGTAACGAGTGATTTACCAGAGCAAAACGCGATATTTTCTTACGGAGCGTACAGAATTCCATCGAGAGAAATGTGGGAAGACTTAAAACATGCAGAAAAAAATATTAGTGTCGAAATTGAAGCAATAAATCAAAAAGTGCCTAAGACAAAATTAAATATTAGTGACGATATTTTAGCAGAACTTGAAAAACTGCGACGTGGCAAGCGTTAG
- the rpmG gene encoding 50S ribosomal protein L33: MKVALLCSECGSRNYHVKQAADKDGTRLTMKKFCKQCNRHTIHKSSI, from the coding sequence ATGAAAGTTGCATTACTATGTAGCGAGTGTGGCAGTCGTAATTATCACGTTAAACAAGCTGCCGATAAGGATGGAACAAGACTCACGATGAAAAAGTTCTGTAAACAATGCAACCGACATACGATTCATAAAAGTTCCATATAA
- a CDS encoding sigma-70 family RNA polymerase sigma factor, protein MYNIRSFLIFIYEDSKLNEYVEHVKNGKLDYFDKIDEAIRLKVRKMTYKHTRDPYEREDLEQMIMEYLLHACFRYDKRLGDFHNYAIRSAYLELKKRSVYFYRLNSKETTSNELSNYVCDKVETYDRINQIINRDQYSYMLQDKKTFSEYERAVLKYLGEHYTFDEISEKLKTNRKSIQNTLYRVLRKKEKQHGVY, encoded by the coding sequence ATGTACAACATTCGTTCGTTTTTGATATTTATTTACGAAGATTCGAAACTCAATGAATATGTCGAACACGTAAAAAATGGGAAACTCGATTATTTTGACAAGATTGACGAAGCTATTCGTTTAAAAGTACGTAAAATGACATATAAACATACGCGAGACCCTTATGAAAGAGAAGACTTAGAACAGATGATTATGGAGTATTTACTCCACGCGTGCTTTAGATACGACAAAAGACTTGGAGACTTTCATAATTACGCAATAAGATCTGCATATTTAGAACTAAAAAAGCGTAGTGTGTATTTTTATCGATTAAATAGTAAAGAAACGACAAGCAACGAGCTGTCAAACTACGTGTGTGACAAAGTAGAAACATACGACCGCATCAATCAAATCATAAACCGAGATCAGTACTCTTATATGCTCCAAGATAAAAAGACGTTTTCAGAATACGAGCGTGCTGTGTTAAAATATTTAGGAGAGCATTATACATTTGATGAAATTAGCGAAAAGTTAAAAACGAATCGTAAATCGATTCAAAATACATTGTACCGTGTCCTTCGTAAAAAAGAGAAACAGCACGGCGTTTATTGA
- a CDS encoding Mini-ribonuclease 3 produces MDNLYEIHDLTKAYVGDAVYSMYVRKHIVKSSPRIRANDAHQLGTTFEKATSQSKALQALEDILTDEEKEIVRRAKNKKSNTKAKSATSKEYQEATGLEALVGVLYLNEKYDRLDALFEIIVRGEYL; encoded by the coding sequence GTGGATAATTTATATGAAATTCACGACTTAACAAAAGCATACGTCGGTGACGCAGTTTACAGTATGTATGTCCGTAAACATATTGTGAAATCGTCACCTCGTATTCGAGCAAATGACGCGCATCAACTCGGCACGACGTTTGAAAAGGCGACGAGTCAGTCAAAAGCGTTACAGGCACTCGAAGATATATTAACGGATGAAGAAAAAGAAATCGTCAGACGTGCAAAAAATAAAAAGAGTAATACGAAAGCAAAGAGCGCAACGAGCAAAGAGTATCAAGAAGCAACAGGGTTAGAAGCCCTCGTTGGAGTTTTATATTTAAACGAAAAGTACGATAGGCTCGATGCGCTTTTTGAAATTATAGTGCGAGGTGAGTATTTATGA
- the secE gene encoding preprotein translocase subunit SecE yields MNNDRNFLANVVSEMKKVSWPTGKEVVNYTSIVVFTVIFFLFFFYAIDIGITYLIDAM; encoded by the coding sequence ATGAATAACGATAGAAATTTCCTTGCAAACGTCGTCAGTGAAATGAAAAAAGTAAGTTGGCCAACTGGTAAAGAAGTAGTGAATTATACGTCAATCGTTGTTTTCACTGTTATCTTCTTCTTATTCTTTTTCTACGCGATTGATATAGGTATTACGTATTTAATTGATGCAATGTAA
- the rplJ gene encoding 50S ribosomal protein L10 — protein MTNVIERKKQHVSEIAEQFKNSVSTIVVDYQGLSVAEATALRKQLREAGVEFHVYKNTMVRRALQEAGIEGLEEHLTGPNAIAFSNEDVIAPAKVLHSFSKEHEALEIKAGVIEGEIADVESVKAIATLPSKDGLVSMLLSVLQAPMRNFAYAVKAVGEQKEEGTDAVEETEEA, from the coding sequence ATGACAAATGTTATCGAAAGAAAGAAACAACACGTTTCTGAAATCGCGGAACAATTCAAAAACTCAGTTTCAACAATCGTAGTTGATTACCAAGGTCTTTCAGTTGCTGAAGCAACAGCACTTCGTAAACAACTTAGAGAAGCTGGTGTTGAGTTCCACGTTTACAAAAACACGATGGTACGTCGTGCGTTACAAGAAGCTGGAATCGAAGGATTAGAAGAACACTTAACTGGTCCAAACGCGATTGCGTTCTCAAACGAAGACGTAATTGCTCCAGCAAAAGTACTTCACAGCTTCTCAAAAGAGCATGAAGCACTTGAAATTAAAGCGGGTGTCATCGAAGGTGAAATTGCAGACGTAGAAAGCGTTAAAGCAATCGCAACTTTACCATCAAAAGACGGACTTGTATCTATGTTACTTTCTGTTCTTCAAGCGCCAATGCGCAACTTCGCTTATGCGGTTAAAGCAGTGGGAGAGCAAAAAGAAGAAGGTACAGACGCAGTAGAAGAAACTGAAGAAGCATAA